Proteins encoded within one genomic window of Candidatus Obscuribacter sp.:
- a CDS encoding DNA polymerase Y family protein, whose protein sequence is MYRIACLRIPRFPIVVHQKRDDLKGKPFVLLAINTDLKDANIGRCKIVLCSPEASKADVCAAMTFTEARAICSQLTWRKYDDKLYKNAQKKLASELIALSPRVSCGEPGIFFLDAEGLGRLGGEGKLCRDLLRLASRHGFVDGRVGVASSAFAARVASATSKGRWHIVPSGRDAHFLAPLSIDILPLSESTRTNLLALGVRTIKQMVALPRSSYIGRFEADLLNAYDLALGLDPTCPTLPSEERVFQCTMDIGSSMESLKETLFVLKSMLERLTSDLRQDGFVADELTARFSNNDELFDERLIKLLRSSSNSKFLLDVLRLSLESRPLIREYTAVQIIATRFSKESFEQLAVKVGQKEVVEDKFTESESITLLMQRLTTRLGENVLVRPLANDQYLPETAGLWQPVFGATRSPLVVDYNYVDQYLGSNAPRKDSLMPGLVLKRHVPAMPVFVQLTEDGSGIEPMPDAITYKGNWYHVSRITVPERISGMWWETPVRKSYYVALIERRESFIAGRSLDEFRKQQRKVKTILPAYMTVLLVYDHEERSWLVEGVFD, encoded by the coding sequence ATGTACCGAATCGCCTGTTTACGCATACCCCGGTTCCCGATCGTCGTACACCAAAAAAGAGATGATCTTAAGGGTAAGCCTTTCGTCCTGCTTGCCATAAACACCGATCTTAAGGACGCAAATATTGGCAGATGCAAAATAGTTCTTTGCTCACCGGAGGCGAGCAAGGCGGATGTTTGCGCGGCTATGACCTTTACTGAAGCACGAGCAATTTGTTCCCAACTTACGTGGAGAAAGTATGATGACAAGCTATACAAGAATGCGCAGAAGAAATTGGCAAGCGAGCTCATTGCGCTTTCCCCGCGGGTCAGCTGTGGCGAGCCTGGCATCTTCTTCCTCGATGCTGAGGGACTTGGTAGACTGGGCGGCGAAGGCAAGCTTTGCCGAGATTTACTTAGGCTGGCTAGCCGCCATGGTTTTGTTGACGGCCGTGTTGGCGTCGCTAGTAGCGCTTTTGCCGCAAGGGTAGCCAGTGCTACCAGTAAAGGCCGCTGGCATATTGTCCCCAGTGGACGCGATGCTCATTTTTTAGCACCACTATCGATTGATATTTTGCCTCTATCAGAGAGTACCAGGACTAATCTTCTTGCTCTTGGTGTGAGGACAATCAAACAGATGGTGGCACTGCCCCGATCATCTTATATCGGTCGCTTTGAAGCCGACCTTTTAAATGCTTATGATCTGGCTTTAGGTCTTGATCCTACCTGTCCCACTTTACCTTCTGAGGAGCGAGTATTTCAATGCACTATGGACATTGGCTCCTCTATGGAGTCCCTCAAAGAAACACTTTTTGTCTTAAAAAGTATGCTCGAGCGTCTTACCAGCGACTTAAGGCAAGATGGTTTCGTCGCCGATGAGCTTACTGCTCGCTTCTCTAATAACGATGAGCTTTTTGATGAGCGCCTGATCAAGCTTTTGCGCTCCTCCAGTAACAGCAAATTTTTACTCGATGTATTAAGACTCTCTCTCGAATCCAGACCGCTTATCCGTGAATACACAGCTGTCCAGATTATAGCTACGCGCTTTAGCAAAGAGTCTTTTGAACAATTAGCAGTCAAAGTCGGTCAAAAGGAGGTGGTAGAAGACAAGTTTACAGAGAGTGAATCAATCACTCTTTTGATGCAAAGGCTAACCACAAGACTCGGTGAAAATGTTCTGGTGCGCCCCCTGGCCAATGATCAGTATTTACCGGAGACTGCCGGGTTGTGGCAGCCTGTTTTTGGTGCGACGCGTAGTCCCCTCGTGGTGGATTACAACTATGTAGATCAATATCTGGGCTCAAATGCCCCTAGAAAGGATAGCTTAATGCCAGGACTGGTACTTAAGCGACACGTACCGGCAATGCCGGTTTTTGTACAACTTACCGAGGATGGTAGTGGTATTGAGCCTATGCCCGATGCTATTACATACAAAGGCAACTGGTATCACGTTAGTCGTATTACTGTGCCTGAGCGCATTTCCGGGATGTGGTGGGAGACTCCTGTGCGCAAATCTTATTATGTTGCCTTGATAGAGAGGAGGGAGAGCTTCATTGCTGGCCGTTCTCTCGATGAGTTTCGCAAGCAACAGCGCAAAGTAAAAACAATTTTGCCAGCTTATATGACTGTACTGCTCGTCTACGATCACGAAGAGCGTAGCTGGCTTGTGGAGGGCGTATTCGATTGA